Proteins from one Acidimicrobiia bacterium genomic window:
- a CDS encoding amidohydrolase family protein gives MDYRLFDADNHYYEPRDCFTRHLEPSMRDRAIRVETDADGNEIVLVGDRSFTFLADPFSSTVTKPGALRDMLRALSSGNFEESDAVEPLQPQYVERNARLARMDEQGVESILLFPTLAVCVEHFMKDDPDQLYANFHAFNEWLDEDWGFDHEGRIFAVPLLSLRDLDKAVAELDFVLARGARVVGLRPGPAFGRSPADPHFDPFWARLDEARVPVAFHIGESGYNEMTAPFWGEGANPSSHRQSAFQWTTTYGDRPIMDTFAALVLHNLFGRFPNVRCLSVENGSLWVPYLLKVMNKMNGMGRNGPWLGGRITERPSDIFKRHVYVSPYHEEDIVALTETIGVGQVLFGSDYPHPEGLANPAEFAERLDSLDDADVRRVMRDNLASLLGGVTAPV, from the coding sequence GTGGACTACCGGCTCTTCGACGCCGACAACCACTACTACGAGCCGCGCGACTGCTTCACGCGCCATCTCGAGCCATCAATGCGCGACCGCGCGATTCGGGTGGAGACGGATGCCGACGGGAACGAGATCGTGCTCGTGGGCGATCGCTCCTTCACGTTCCTCGCCGACCCGTTCTCGAGCACGGTCACGAAGCCCGGGGCGCTGCGCGACATGCTGCGCGCCCTGAGCAGCGGCAACTTCGAGGAATCCGATGCAGTGGAGCCCCTCCAGCCGCAGTACGTGGAGCGCAACGCACGCCTCGCGCGCATGGACGAGCAAGGGGTCGAGTCGATCCTGCTGTTTCCGACGCTCGCCGTGTGCGTCGAGCACTTCATGAAGGACGATCCCGATCAGCTCTACGCCAACTTCCACGCGTTCAACGAATGGCTCGACGAGGATTGGGGCTTCGACCACGAGGGTCGGATCTTCGCCGTCCCTCTCCTCTCCCTACGAGATCTGGACAAGGCGGTCGCCGAGCTCGACTTCGTCCTCGCGCGTGGCGCGCGCGTGGTCGGGCTTCGTCCGGGGCCGGCGTTCGGTCGGTCGCCCGCCGATCCCCACTTCGATCCGTTCTGGGCCCGACTCGACGAGGCGCGCGTGCCCGTCGCGTTCCACATCGGCGAGTCGGGCTACAACGAGATGACCGCGCCGTTCTGGGGCGAGGGGGCGAACCCATCCTCGCATCGCCAATCCGCGTTCCAGTGGACCACGACGTACGGAGACCGGCCGATCATGGACACGTTCGCCGCCTTGGTGTTGCACAACCTGTTTGGGCGGTTCCCGAACGTGCGTTGCTTGAGTGTGGAGAACGGGTCGCTCTGGGTGCCGTACCTGCTCAAGGTGATGAACAAGATGAACGGGATGGGTCGCAACGGCCCGTGGCTCGGTGGCCGCATCACCGAGCGGCCCAGCGACATCTTCAAGCGGCACGTGTACGTCTCGCCGTACCACGAGGAAGACATCGTGGCGCTGACCGAGACCATCGGCGTGGGTCAGGTGCTGTTCGGGTCCGACTACCCGCACCCCGAGGGGCTGGCGAACCCCGCAGAGTTCGCGGAGCGACTCGACAGCTTGGACGATGCCGACGTGCGGCGCGTCATGCGCGACAACCTGGCGTCCTTGTTGGGCGGCGTCACCGCGCCCGTGTGA
- a CDS encoding NAD(P)-dependent oxidoreductase has product MALRVLNMMGDEAAAAARAAVTDVEIVPVPWGDDLDLDALKGEVLFAAWHGHPLVQHLDDLGVRWMHLPGTGIDSWPRHLLEGRTVTCSRGVSAIPIAEFVLGGMLAFEKDFPKSWLAEPPEHWNLAQLGELAGKTLGLVGLGGIGMAVATRALAFEMKVRALRRTAKPASDPGIEVVTDLGDLLASADHLVLAAPGTGATRHLLDADAFAAMKPGVHLVNIARGSLVDQDALLAALDDDRVAMASLDTVDPEPLPAGHWMYSHPKVRLSAHVSWSSPNATARMFESFAANLRRYVDGEPLDGVIDLDEGY; this is encoded by the coding sequence ATGGCCCTGCGCGTGCTCAACATGATGGGCGACGAGGCCGCTGCCGCGGCCCGCGCCGCCGTCACCGACGTGGAGATCGTGCCGGTGCCGTGGGGGGACGATCTCGACCTCGACGCCCTGAAGGGCGAGGTGCTCTTCGCCGCGTGGCACGGGCATCCGCTCGTCCAGCACCTCGACGATCTCGGCGTGCGCTGGATGCATCTGCCTGGCACGGGGATCGACTCGTGGCCGCGGCACCTCCTCGAAGGCCGGACCGTGACGTGCTCGCGTGGTGTGAGCGCGATCCCCATCGCCGAGTTCGTATTGGGGGGGATGCTCGCGTTCGAGAAGGACTTCCCGAAGTCCTGGCTCGCCGAGCCGCCGGAGCACTGGAACCTCGCGCAGCTCGGTGAGCTCGCGGGCAAGACCCTCGGCCTCGTCGGGCTCGGTGGCATCGGCATGGCCGTCGCGACCCGTGCGCTCGCCTTCGAGATGAAGGTGCGCGCTCTCCGCCGTACTGCGAAGCCCGCGAGTGACCCGGGCATCGAAGTGGTCACGGATCTCGGTGACCTCCTGGCGAGCGCCGACCATCTCGTGCTCGCCGCGCCCGGCACCGGGGCCACGAGGCACCTGCTCGACGCTGACGCGTTCGCCGCCATGAAGCCTGGCGTGCATCTCGTGAACATCGCCCGGGGCAGCCTGGTGGACCAGGACGCGCTGCTCGCCGCGCTCGACGACGACCGGGTGGCCATGGCGAGCCTCGACACCGTCGACCCCGAGCCGCTCCCCGCGGGGCACTGGATGTACTCGCACCCGAAGGTGCGACTCAGCGCGCACGTGTCATGGTCGTCACCCAACGCCACCGCCCGTATGTTCGAGTCGTTCGCGGCGAACCTGCGCCGTTACGTGGACGGCGAGCCGCTCGACGGTGTGATCGACCTCGACGAGGGTTACTGA
- a CDS encoding Gfo/Idh/MocA family oxidoreductase, which translates to MGAKPGAVVVGTGFGVRVHAPALRGAGFTVEALVGRDEERTTRRAERLGVPRGLTDLDAALAVPGVEAVTIATPPHTHADIAIAAARARKHVLCEKPFSMDATDASAMLDAAESAGVTHLVGHEFRWAPERAVTMRAIAEGRIGEPRLVSLVQYVPLVADPEARTPPWWFDPGSGGGWLGASGSHVVDMVRVWLGEFAAVSARLSITSQRRDIAEDTFTIRFRLASGVEGVLQQTAATWGPMAGITRVAGTHGTIWHEGATVMLADANGVRELAVPDDLALPPPPTESDDPRHRFTHLELGPFTRLCEVLRAGVEGRSVTSAVPIPTFADGVAEMRVLDAVRESSANDGATVTL; encoded by the coding sequence GTGGGAGCGAAGCCAGGGGCGGTCGTCGTTGGCACTGGGTTCGGTGTGCGTGTCCACGCGCCCGCGCTGCGCGGTGCCGGCTTCACGGTGGAGGCGCTCGTTGGTCGGGACGAGGAGCGCACCACCCGCCGGGCCGAACGCCTCGGCGTGCCACGTGGGTTGACCGATCTCGACGCGGCGCTCGCCGTCCCCGGCGTGGAGGCTGTGACCATCGCCACGCCGCCACACACCCATGCTGACATCGCGATCGCGGCCGCGCGTGCGCGCAAGCACGTGCTGTGCGAGAAGCCGTTCTCGATGGATGCCACCGACGCGTCGGCGATGCTCGACGCAGCCGAGAGCGCGGGCGTGACGCATCTCGTGGGCCATGAGTTCCGCTGGGCGCCCGAGCGCGCGGTCACGATGCGCGCCATCGCCGAAGGGCGCATCGGCGAGCCGCGACTCGTCTCGCTCGTGCAGTACGTGCCGCTCGTGGCCGATCCCGAGGCCCGTACGCCGCCGTGGTGGTTCGACCCAGGGTCCGGCGGCGGGTGGCTCGGTGCGTCGGGCTCACACGTCGTCGACATGGTGCGCGTATGGCTGGGGGAGTTCGCCGCGGTGAGCGCCCGTCTCAGCATCACGTCGCAGCGCCGCGACATCGCCGAGGACACGTTCACGATCCGCTTCCGCCTCGCGTCGGGCGTCGAAGGGGTGCTCCAACAGACCGCCGCGACCTGGGGGCCCATGGCCGGCATCACGCGGGTCGCCGGCACCCACGGCACGATCTGGCACGAGGGCGCCACGGTGATGCTCGCCGATGCCAACGGCGTGCGTGAGCTCGCGGTGCCTGACGACCTGGCCCTGCCACCACCGCCGACCGAGAGCGACGACCCCCGTCACCGGTTCACGCACCTCGAGCTCGGCCCGTTCACCCGCCTCTGCGAGGTGCTGCGCGCCGGCGTCGAGGGACGGTCGGTGACCAGCGCGGTCCCGATCCCGACCTTCGCCGACGGCGTCGCCGAGATGCGCGTGCTCGACGCAGTTCGAGAGTCGTCCGCCAACGACGGCGCCACCGTGACCCTCTAG
- a CDS encoding nitroreductase family protein — protein MSDFFDLVHHQRAHRRFTDEPVDDADVARLLDAAVHAPSAENRQPWEFVVVRDATLRSKLLDLAEQAWEGGGREFAEARLPAGLMADVEHGIGGGGYRDAPVLIVVAADIERGLEVTVPSSIFPATQNLLLAATALGLASALTTISMGFTEDLQKMLDLPAHVVPQAIIPIGHPVKQLGPSKRDPYEGHTHRDRYGTSW, from the coding sequence GTGAGCGACTTCTTCGACCTCGTCCACCACCAGCGAGCGCACCGGCGTTTCACGGACGAGCCGGTCGATGACGCCGACGTGGCGCGTCTGCTCGATGCCGCGGTGCACGCGCCGAGTGCGGAGAACCGTCAGCCGTGGGAGTTCGTCGTGGTGCGCGATGCCACGCTGCGCTCCAAGCTGCTCGACCTTGCCGAGCAGGCATGGGAGGGCGGCGGGCGCGAGTTCGCCGAGGCGCGGCTGCCGGCCGGTCTCATGGCCGACGTGGAGCATGGCATCGGCGGTGGCGGCTACCGCGATGCGCCGGTGCTGATCGTCGTGGCCGCCGACATCGAGCGCGGCCTCGAAGTGACCGTGCCGTCGTCGATCTTCCCGGCGACGCAGAACCTGCTGCTCGCGGCAACCGCGCTCGGCCTGGCCTCGGCGTTGACGACGATCTCGATGGGCTTCACCGAGGATCTCCAGAAGATGCTCGACCTGCCCGCGCACGTCGTGCCCCAGGCCATCATCCCGATCGGTCACCCCGTCAAGCAGCTCGGCCCGTCCAAACGCGATCCCTACGAGGGGCACACCCACCGCGACCGCTACGGCACCAGCTGGTAA
- a CDS encoding AMP-binding protein has product MSAEKLRDRAVPAPGEAPMPATDAAAILRRNAEDPGLRDRPAVKFGDRVWTHAEFVGESMRWANLFLDRKPPDRALHVGVLLDNTPDYLFALGGAALSGSAVVGVNHTRRDEHLLRDIEHTHCGLVVTEPRHAPLLEPIAKGLPELLVSNRYPDADDPAPKLGADLDAALSAVGTTDPGIDPGPDTLWGLIFTSGTSDAPKAVICTQRRFLVTGNRMTIIMDLGPDDVGYICMPLFHSNALMVGWAPSIVLGASVGVARRFSASQWLADIRHYGSTYFNYTGKPLAYIMSTPEKPDDADNPLRVAFGNEGSPEIVDTFSSRFGVDVIDAYGATEGGVAVNRDADERSGALGQVGENVQVVDEEGKELPRAELDADGRLVNAEDCVGEIVNTAGAGPFEGYYNNDAANEKTLRFGWYWTGDLGYLDTDRYLYFAGRNADWLRVDGENFPAQPIENTIAAHPDVVLAAVYGVPDDQAGDQVMAGLVLREGATLAADEFSGWIDAQETIGPKWRPRYVRVMHHPPTTGTNKIVKRTLVHQKFRSDRTGSDELFVRNRGEAVYRPFTGADEAALRESFVKHGRERFWDL; this is encoded by the coding sequence GTGTCAGCCGAGAAGCTGCGCGATCGCGCCGTCCCTGCGCCCGGCGAGGCGCCGATGCCGGCGACCGACGCGGCGGCGATCCTGCGTCGCAACGCCGAGGATCCCGGCCTGCGTGACCGCCCGGCGGTCAAGTTCGGCGACCGCGTGTGGACCCACGCCGAGTTCGTCGGCGAGTCGATGCGGTGGGCGAACCTCTTCCTCGACCGCAAGCCTCCCGACCGAGCGCTGCATGTGGGCGTGCTCCTCGACAACACGCCCGACTACTTGTTCGCGCTCGGTGGCGCGGCGCTCTCCGGGTCGGCAGTCGTCGGGGTCAACCACACTCGACGCGACGAGCATCTCCTGCGTGACATCGAGCACACGCACTGCGGGCTCGTCGTCACCGAGCCACGCCACGCGCCGTTGCTCGAGCCGATCGCCAAGGGTCTCCCGGAACTGCTGGTGTCGAACCGCTACCCCGACGCCGACGATCCCGCCCCGAAGCTCGGCGCGGACCTCGACGCCGCACTCAGCGCCGTCGGCACCACCGACCCGGGCATCGACCCTGGTCCCGACACGCTCTGGGGGCTGATCTTCACGTCGGGCACGTCGGATGCGCCCAAGGCCGTGATCTGCACGCAGCGGCGCTTCCTCGTCACCGGCAACCGCATGACGATCATCATGGACCTCGGCCCCGACGACGTCGGCTATATCTGCATGCCGCTGTTCCACTCGAACGCGCTCATGGTCGGGTGGGCACCGTCGATCGTGCTCGGCGCGTCGGTCGGTGTGGCGCGGCGCTTCAGCGCATCGCAGTGGCTCGCTGACATCCGTCACTACGGCTCGACCTACTTCAACTACACGGGCAAGCCGCTCGCGTACATCATGTCGACGCCCGAGAAGCCGGATGACGCCGACAACCCGCTGCGGGTCGCGTTCGGCAACGAGGGGTCACCCGAGATCGTCGACACGTTCTCGAGCCGCTTCGGCGTCGACGTGATCGACGCGTACGGCGCGACCGAGGGCGGCGTGGCGGTGAACCGTGACGCAGACGAGCGTTCGGGTGCGCTCGGGCAAGTGGGCGAGAACGTGCAAGTGGTTGACGAGGAGGGCAAGGAGCTCCCGCGCGCCGAACTCGACGCCGACGGACGGCTCGTCAACGCCGAGGACTGCGTCGGCGAGATCGTCAACACCGCCGGTGCCGGGCCGTTCGAGGGCTACTACAACAACGACGCGGCCAACGAGAAGACGCTCCGGTTCGGCTGGTACTGGACCGGTGACCTCGGTTACCTCGACACCGACCGGTACCTCTACTTCGCGGGCCGCAACGCCGACTGGCTGCGCGTCGACGGTGAGAACTTCCCGGCTCAGCCCATCGAGAACACGATCGCCGCACACCCCGACGTCGTGCTTGCCGCGGTGTACGGCGTGCCCGACGACCAGGCGGGGGACCAGGTGATGGCGGGGCTCGTGCTGCGTGAGGGTGCCACGCTCGCCGCCGACGAGTTCTCCGGCTGGATCGACGCGCAAGAGACCATCGGACCCAAATGGCGGCCGCGCTACGTGCGCGTGATGCACCACCCGCCCACGACCGGGACCAACAAGATCGTCAAGCGCACGCTGGTGCACCAGAAGTTCCGATCCGACCGGACCGGGAGCGACGAGCTGTTCGTTCGCAACCGCGGCGAAGCCGTCTACCGCCCGTTCACGGGCGCCGACGAGGCTGCACTGCGCGAGTCGTTCGTGAAGCACGGCCGCGAGCGCTTCTGGGACCTGTAA
- a CDS encoding acyl-CoA dehydrogenase family protein, producing MDLSFTDEERAFAEEIRGWLAANLDLPPSFASLEEEIEWGKRWQAKLAADRWIGIHWPHEYGGRGAVPIQVAIYNMEYARSRAMQPVNRVGINLAGPTLLAHGTDEQKMQWLPSILDARELWCQLFSEPGAGSDLAALSTKATPVEGGWVLNGQKVWSSYAQFARWGICLARTNAEQPKHRGISYLVIDMEADGIEVRPLVQITGEAEFNEVFFDDVFVPSEHLVGALDQGWAVANTTLAHERGTAFPFKEQVVHEVYLDDLYALARERDLLDDIVASDDLAQSFVELRVLRLHNWRTLSRLARRQEPGPESSWVKLAWTDMTQNLSTRALDLCGDASPLWRGAHDVPDDGRWQRQWLWSKAASIAGGTSEVQKNIIAERILGLPRG from the coding sequence GTGGACCTCAGCTTCACCGACGAGGAGCGCGCGTTCGCGGAGGAGATCCGCGGGTGGCTCGCAGCCAACCTGGATCTTCCGCCCTCCTTCGCCTCGCTCGAAGAAGAGATCGAGTGGGGGAAAAGATGGCAGGCCAAGCTCGCGGCCGACCGTTGGATCGGCATCCACTGGCCCCACGAGTACGGCGGACGCGGCGCGGTGCCGATCCAGGTTGCCATCTACAACATGGAGTACGCGCGCTCGCGCGCGATGCAACCCGTCAATCGGGTCGGCATCAACCTCGCCGGGCCCACGCTCCTCGCCCACGGGACCGACGAGCAGAAGATGCAATGGCTGCCGTCGATCCTCGACGCCCGCGAGCTCTGGTGCCAGCTCTTCAGTGAGCCGGGCGCGGGCTCCGACCTCGCGGCGCTGTCCACCAAGGCGACGCCCGTAGAGGGTGGATGGGTGCTCAACGGGCAGAAGGTCTGGTCGAGCTACGCACAGTTCGCCCGCTGGGGCATCTGCCTGGCGCGCACGAACGCCGAGCAGCCGAAGCACCGTGGCATCTCGTACCTGGTGATCGACATGGAAGCCGACGGCATCGAGGTGCGACCGCTGGTGCAGATCACCGGCGAGGCCGAGTTCAACGAGGTGTTCTTCGACGACGTGTTCGTGCCCAGTGAGCATCTGGTGGGTGCGCTCGACCAGGGGTGGGCGGTCGCCAACACAACGCTGGCGCACGAGCGCGGCACGGCGTTCCCGTTCAAGGAACAGGTCGTGCACGAGGTCTACCTCGACGATCTCTACGCCCTCGCGCGCGAACGTGACTTGCTGGACGACATCGTGGCCAGCGACGATCTTGCGCAATCGTTCGTCGAGCTACGCGTGCTCCGGCTCCACAACTGGCGGACCCTGTCTCGCCTCGCCCGCAGGCAGGAGCCGGGCCCGGAGTCGTCGTGGGTGAAGCTGGCGTGGACCGACATGACCCAGAACCTGTCGACGCGCGCGCTCGACCTCTGCGGCGACGCGTCGCCGCTGTGGCGCGGGGCGCACGATGTGCCCGACGACGGCCGTTGGCAGCGGCAGTGGCTCTGGAGCAAGGCCGCGTCCATCGCCGGCGGCACGTCCGAGGTGCAGAAGAACATCATCGCCGAGCGCATCCTCGGCCTGCCCCGGGGCTGA
- a CDS encoding VOC family protein, whose translation MVRVTGLDHIVLNCADVERSLAWYCDELGLDAVRVDEWRRGDTFFPSVRINETTIIDLFPADRSGTNMDHVCLVIEPTDLSALAASGRFDVVGAGPVDGLFGAQGMATSLYVRDPDGNTVELRAYAA comes from the coding sequence ATGGTCCGAGTCACTGGGCTCGATCACATCGTGTTGAACTGCGCGGATGTGGAGCGCTCGCTCGCCTGGTACTGCGACGAGCTCGGTCTCGACGCGGTGCGTGTCGACGAGTGGCGACGGGGAGACACGTTCTTTCCGTCCGTGCGCATCAACGAGACCACCATCATTGACCTCTTCCCGGCCGACCGGTCCGGTACGAACATGGACCACGTGTGCCTAGTGATCGAGCCGACCGATCTCAGCGCGCTGGCAGCCTCCGGACGCTTCGACGTTGTCGGCGCCGGCCCGGTCGACGGCCTCTTCGGCGCCCAGGGCATGGCCACGAGCCTGTACGTGCGTGACCCCGATGGGAACACGGTCGAGCTCCGCGCCTACGCCGCCTAG
- a CDS encoding cold-shock protein — protein MATGTVKWFNAEKGFGFIAREGEDDVFVHFSAIQGDGYRTLEEGQRVEFDVGPGRKGEEAQNVKLVG, from the coding sequence GTGGCAACTGGCACCGTGAAGTGGTTCAACGCCGAGAAGGGCTTCGGCTTCATCGCGCGAGAGGGCGAGGACGACGTGTTCGTTCACTTCTCCGCGATCCAGGGCGATGGCTATCGGACCCTCGAGGAGGGCCAGCGCGTCGAGTTCGACGTGGGCCCGGGTCGCAAGGGCGAAGAGGCGCAGAACGTCAAGCTCGTCGGCTAG